Proteins encoded by one window of Octopus bimaculoides isolate UCB-OBI-ISO-001 chromosome 4, ASM119413v2, whole genome shotgun sequence:
- the LOC106877259 gene encoding achaete-scute homolog 1 translates to MDGQVETISLSAIANVASMAAAAQQISVQGHTMLGALTGTDRPACMFTIHSPIANLNTSNAMPLTIHTAPPVVAASLSSSSSSLSSSSSVAATAAAMSALSSVSASSASSLSSSSSSLSSLPSLSSLPSLSSLPTQSSLSSLSSSSSTAAAVQAAAAAAAAAVQAAVGNTAVVAAQQAALQRAAARNTMTAALVPEPMVVETTLTSSATTTTTTATAMMAATTTTNAFSTTTAVAATNGFPATTTTTAAAATTTSSTTTTTTPNSKSVRTISMKENARELMNCKRRLDFNHTNYLPLHRPQTVAVARRNERERNRVKLINMTFATLREHIPSGPKGSKNKKMSKVETLRAAIDYIHYLQDLVEDSDTVNTIFDSSCLTAAGLTAAGLTNGIYQTTVMNSPRPSSCSDSSYEGLSAEEEELLGFTKWF, encoded by the coding sequence ATGGATGGTCAAGTAGAGACAATATCATTGAGTGCTATAGCTAACGTTGCGTCAATGGCGGCGGCTGCACAACAGATAAGCGTTCAAGGCCACACAATGCTGGGCGCACTGACCGGTACTGACCGACCGGCTTGTATGTTTACTATACATTCTCCAATAGCAAATCTGAACACATCGAATGCAATGCCACTGACAATACACACAGCGCCACCTGTTgtagcagcatcattatcatcgtcatcatcatcattatcatcttcatcgtcagtggcagcaactgcagcagcaatgTCAGCGTTATCATCagtatcagcatcatcagcatcatcattatcgtcttcgtcatcatcgctGTCTTCGTTACCATCGCTGTCTTCGTTACCATCGCTGTCTTCGTTACCAAcacagtcatcattatcatcattatcgtcatcatcatcaacagcagcagcagtacaagcggctgcggcggcggcggcggcagcggtgcaAGCAGCAGTTGGGAATACTGCGGTGGTGGCGGCACAACAGGCTGCATTGCAACGAGCAGCGGCACGAAATACAATGACAGCGGCACTGGTGCCGGAACCAATGGTGGTAGAGACGACGCTGACGTCATCGgctacaacaacgacgacgacggcgactgCGATGATGgctgcgacgacgacgacgaacgcGTTTTCAACGACGACGGCAGTGGCGGCAACGAACGGGTTtccagcgacgacgacgacgacggcggcggcggcgaccaCAACCTcctccacgacgacgacgacgactccCAATTCGAAATCAGTCCGTACGATATCGATGAAAGAGAACGCACGCGAGCTGATGAACTGTAAGCGACGTCTCGATTTCAACCACACCAACTACTTGCCGTTGCATCGACCACAGACAGTTGCCGTGGCTCGGCGCAACGAACGCGAAAGAAACCGCGTTAAGTTGATCAACATGACTTTTGCCACGCTTAGAGAACATATACCGAGCGGTCCGAAGGGCAGTAAGAACAAAAAAATGAGCAAAGTAGAAACTTTACGAGCAGCCATTGATTACATACACTACCTACAAGACCTTGTTGAGGATAGTGACACCGTCAACACAATCTTCGATAGTAGCTGTTTGACCGCTGCCGGATTAACGGCTGCCGGTTTAACTAACGGAATATACCAGACTACGGTTATGAACTCGCCGCGACCGAGTTCTTGCTCGGATAGTTCTTACGAAGGACTTAgtgctgaagaagaagaattattggGATTCACAAAAtggttctga